The following coding sequences are from one Verrucosispora sp. WMMD573 window:
- a CDS encoding DUF998 domain-containing protein → MPVHRLGSYALLLAAPLFAAGIAVTARGWRQPPYDWRTHNISDLGNVACGVWDSSRPRPVCSPWHPLMNGTMIATGLLVIAGLLLSWSMLGRGAAVRAVQLTALAGAGGYVLAGLYPADVDENRHFLAALLVFGAGNGALLIAALPQRSAVLGPARRVNLLLGLAGVAGTLLFLGQVDLGFGVGGMERVAVLPFLLWTVVIGSGLGPRPEAEQMARPDAPATRSRH, encoded by the coding sequence ATGCCTGTGCACCGTCTGGGTTCCTACGCCCTGCTGCTCGCCGCGCCACTGTTCGCCGCCGGGATCGCGGTGACCGCACGGGGGTGGCGGCAGCCGCCGTACGACTGGCGTACCCACAACATCAGTGACCTCGGGAACGTCGCCTGCGGCGTCTGGGACAGCAGCCGACCGCGTCCGGTCTGCTCGCCGTGGCACCCGCTGATGAACGGCACGATGATCGCCACCGGGCTCCTCGTCATCGCCGGCCTGCTGCTCAGTTGGTCGATGCTCGGCCGTGGTGCGGCCGTACGGGCCGTGCAGCTGACGGCGCTGGCAGGTGCCGGCGGGTACGTCCTGGCCGGCCTCTACCCGGCGGACGTCGACGAGAATCGGCACTTCCTGGCCGCGCTGCTGGTGTTTGGTGCGGGCAACGGCGCGCTACTGATCGCGGCGCTGCCCCAGCGGTCAGCGGTGCTCGGTCCGGCGCGTCGGGTCAATCTCCTGCTCGGCCTGGCCGGGGTCGCCGGCACGCTGCTCTTCCTCGGGCAGGTGGATCTCGGCTTCGGCGTCGGCGGGATGGAACGGGTGGCCGTGCTCCCGTTCCTGCTCTGGACGGTCGTGATCGGCAGCGGACTCGGTCCTCGTCCCGAGGCGGAGCAAATGGCCCGGCCTGATGCCCCGGCGACACGGTCGCGTCACTGA
- a CDS encoding FtsX-like permease family protein produces MSLATLTRLALAGNRTDAARVALTALSALLASLAGLAALTVLAIPRPPGDPWQQSEQYVSALLREPGLRGGTAFALVLLTIPVLALAGQSARLGAPARDRRLAALRLAGATPGQVTRVAMLETGLAGLVGTLVGLAGYLVGRSVLRRPDANGQLALPTDVLPPVPAMAIVVLGLPLLAAAATLVLLRRVATTPLGVIRRAGRTGSPRPWPALLIGLGVLAATMVEPIQWALRGAAVEWLALVVLLGIFGAVMGVIFGTAWISHLAGRTLHRHARRPAALLAARRLTDDPWASSRTFAALLAALIIAGGAAAFRASFQLRAELEQEQNRLAGFGGDGSPDSFYLNTMDLVDLAVAVAVAIAATGLLVTLVEGIVSRRRTYAALVATGVPRATIGTSIAWQILAPVVPAVLIALGAGYAIGRLLTGDLSQDGRTPDVPLEQLAVQGAGAIVAVLVVIGLGLLFLRSATEVTELRAG; encoded by the coding sequence GTGAGCCTCGCGACCCTGACCAGGCTGGCGCTCGCCGGCAACCGCACCGACGCCGCCCGGGTGGCGTTGACCGCGCTGAGCGCCCTGCTGGCCAGCCTCGCCGGGCTCGCCGCCCTGACGGTGCTGGCCATCCCCAGGCCACCGGGTGACCCGTGGCAGCAGTCCGAGCAGTACGTCAGCGCGCTGCTGCGCGAGCCGGGGCTGCGCGGCGGGACGGCGTTCGCGCTGGTGCTGCTGACCATCCCGGTACTCGCCCTGGCCGGGCAGAGCGCCCGGCTGGGTGCGCCGGCGCGGGACCGTCGGCTTGCCGCGCTCCGGCTGGCCGGTGCGACCCCCGGCCAGGTGACCCGGGTGGCGATGCTGGAGACCGGGCTCGCCGGCCTGGTCGGCACCCTGGTCGGACTGGCCGGCTACCTCGTCGGGCGGTCGGTGCTGCGCCGTCCCGACGCCAACGGCCAGCTGGCCCTGCCCACGGACGTGCTGCCGCCGGTACCGGCGATGGCGATCGTGGTGCTCGGCCTGCCGCTGCTCGCCGCGGCGGCCACCCTCGTCCTGCTGCGTCGGGTCGCCACCACGCCGCTCGGCGTCATCCGCCGGGCCGGTCGCACCGGGTCGCCCCGCCCGTGGCCGGCGCTGCTCATCGGGCTCGGCGTGCTGGCGGCGACGATGGTCGAACCGATCCAGTGGGCGTTGCGGGGCGCCGCCGTCGAATGGCTGGCCCTCGTCGTGCTGCTCGGCATCTTCGGTGCGGTGATGGGGGTGATCTTCGGGACCGCTTGGATCTCGCATCTGGCCGGGCGGACGCTGCACCGTCACGCCCGGCGTCCGGCCGCCCTGCTGGCGGCCCGCCGGCTGACCGACGACCCGTGGGCCAGCAGCCGTACCTTCGCCGCCCTGCTGGCTGCTCTGATCATCGCTGGCGGCGCGGCGGCCTTCCGGGCCTCGTTCCAGCTCCGGGCCGAACTGGAACAGGAGCAGAACCGGTTGGCCGGCTTCGGTGGCGACGGCTCGCCCGACTCCTTCTATCTGAACACCATGGATCTGGTCGACCTCGCCGTGGCCGTGGCGGTCGCCATCGCCGCCACCGGTCTGCTCGTCACGCTGGTGGAGGGAATCGTCTCCCGCCGCCGGACCTACGCCGCCCTGGTGGCGACCGGCGTGCCCCGGGCCACCATCGGCACCTCGATCGCCTGGCAGATCCTGGCCCCCGTGGTGCCGGCGGTGCTCATCGCGCTCGGCGCCGGGTACGCCATCGGTCGGCTGCTCACCGGCGACCTCAGCCAGGACGGTCGGACACCCGACGTACCGCTGGAGCAGTTGGCGGTGCAGGGTGCTGGTGCCATCGTCGCAGTGCTTGTCGTGATCGGGCTGGGACTGCTGTTCCTGCGGTCCGCCACCGAGGTGACGGAACTGCGGGCCGGCTAG
- a CDS encoding FAD-binding oxidoreductase, with product MVPPPSAGTSGVRDITRRLTEICGPRFARRAGPADEVAGSTARWVAVPGSPYAAAQVLRLAARHDLSVVPRGAGTKIDWGAPPQRVDIMLDTGRLAGIGHQPPDRGTAEIGAGTPLRAVQATLERTGRRLALDAPSPGATLGGVLAADEAGPLRHRHGTACDQLVGLRYLAADGELAEAGGGAAGLAETRLLCGSEGALGVLVSATLRVQAVPAARVWVTRPVWTPLEVHDLIRAVLAARLDPAAIELDLPVGTGCRPRRDRRAESMALHPSMTARASTGPAGTGALVVLLEGGPAEVAERTDRLLGLFGPRTVVARAAPSWWRSYPFAPGDTALRLEVPTTDLHAAVYALRDAAGGPVPVRGSAGLGVVHAALPGALAPSRVASILAAVRGVLLARQGRCVVLAAPPAVRRTVDLWGERADLAQLRAVKQHLDPTHRLAPGRLPGGL from the coding sequence ATGGTGCCACCCCCTTCCGCCGGTACGTCCGGTGTTCGCGACATCACCCGCCGACTGACCGAAATCTGCGGTCCGCGCTTCGCCCGCCGTGCCGGCCCCGCCGACGAGGTGGCCGGGAGCACGGCCCGCTGGGTGGCGGTGCCCGGCAGTCCGTACGCCGCCGCGCAGGTGTTGCGGCTGGCGGCCCGGCACGACCTGAGCGTGGTGCCCCGCGGGGCCGGCACCAAGATCGACTGGGGTGCGCCGCCCCAACGGGTCGACATCATGCTCGACACCGGGAGACTGGCCGGCATCGGCCACCAGCCGCCGGATCGGGGCACGGCCGAGATCGGCGCCGGTACGCCGCTGCGCGCGGTGCAGGCCACCCTGGAACGCACCGGCCGGCGGCTCGCGTTGGACGCCCCCTCGCCCGGCGCCACCCTCGGCGGGGTGCTGGCGGCGGACGAGGCCGGCCCGCTGCGTCACCGGCATGGCACCGCCTGCGACCAGCTCGTCGGCCTGCGCTACCTGGCCGCCGACGGTGAGCTGGCCGAGGCGGGCGGTGGGGCGGCCGGGCTGGCCGAGACGCGACTGTTGTGCGGCTCGGAGGGAGCACTCGGCGTGCTGGTCAGCGCGACGCTGCGGGTGCAGGCGGTGCCGGCCGCCCGGGTGTGGGTGACCCGACCGGTGTGGACCCCACTGGAGGTGCACGACCTGATCCGGGCGGTGCTCGCCGCCCGGCTCGACCCGGCCGCGATCGAGCTCGACCTGCCGGTGGGCACGGGCTGCCGCCCTCGACGGGATCGCCGCGCCGAGTCGATGGCGTTGCACCCGTCGATGACGGCGCGCGCGTCGACCGGCCCGGCGGGCACCGGTGCGCTGGTGGTGCTGTTGGAGGGCGGCCCCGCTGAGGTGGCGGAGCGCACCGACCGGTTGCTCGGTCTCTTCGGCCCCCGCACGGTGGTCGCCCGGGCGGCACCCTCGTGGTGGCGCAGCTACCCCTTCGCCCCCGGCGACACGGCCCTGCGACTGGAGGTGCCGACCACCGACCTGCATGCCGCCGTCTACGCCCTACGCGACGCGGCCGGTGGGCCGGTGCCGGTACGCGGCTCGGCCGGGCTCGGCGTGGTGCACGCCGCCCTGCCCGGGGCGCTGGCACCGAGCAGGGTCGCGTCGATCCTGGCCGCGGTGCGAGGCGTGCTACTCGCCCGACAGGGCCGGTGCGTGGTGCTCGCCGCACCGCCGGCCGTCCGCCGCACCGTCGACCTGTGGGGCGAGCGGGCCGACCTGGCCCAGCTACGCGCCGTCAAGCAGCACCTGGACCCGACCCACCGCCTAGCCCCCGGCCGTCTCCCCGGCGGCCTCTAG
- a CDS encoding histidine kinase — protein sequence MTSAAPTHLAQALRRPRYPLTGWPWRALAYLFTSVPLAGVLSLGLLVLLAPLVAATNAARQGRPVPLALTVFLTVGALGIVALAPLLSVPVAAFERYRLGLVDNRPLPTVPWRGLAARYTTGTAWREAAYLFVLGGLVPAVYWLFTMLVLLDAVLLVSPFVVGNGDEVVLLWATADTVAETIPHAIVGVLLVPILWYAAGALAMAQGTIARWLLRGTPDGLALREVTRSRARLVDAYETERRRIERDLHDGAHPRLTSLSLQIGLARLDVPEDSPAARPLTVAHEQAKGLMVLLRQIVQGIRPQSLTDLGLAGAVRELADEATIPVEVRAELHRAVPEMVETTAYFVVSEALGNVARHGEATRAEVRLSDTGTRLVVEISDDGRGGADPARGTGLTGLADRVAAAEGRLLLASPPGGPTIVRVELPCNA from the coding sequence ATGACATCAGCCGCGCCGACCCACCTCGCCCAGGCCCTGCGGCGGCCCCGTTACCCGCTGACCGGCTGGCCGTGGCGCGCCCTGGCGTACCTGTTCACCAGCGTGCCGCTGGCCGGTGTGCTCTCGCTCGGGCTGCTCGTCCTGCTGGCACCACTTGTCGCCGCCACGAACGCGGCACGGCAGGGCCGGCCCGTGCCGCTGGCGCTCACCGTTTTCCTGACTGTCGGCGCACTGGGCATCGTGGCGCTGGCGCCGCTGCTGAGCGTGCCGGTGGCGGCGTTCGAACGCTACCGGCTCGGCCTGGTCGACAACCGACCCCTGCCCACGGTGCCGTGGCGCGGTCTCGCCGCCCGCTACACCACCGGCACCGCCTGGCGGGAGGCCGCCTACCTGTTCGTCCTCGGCGGCCTGGTCCCGGCCGTGTACTGGCTGTTCACCATGCTGGTGCTGCTGGACGCAGTCCTGCTCGTCAGCCCGTTCGTGGTCGGCAACGGCGACGAGGTGGTCCTGCTCTGGGCCACCGCGGACACGGTGGCCGAGACGATCCCGCACGCGATCGTCGGCGTGCTGCTGGTGCCAATCCTCTGGTACGCGGCCGGGGCGCTCGCCATGGCTCAGGGCACCATCGCGCGGTGGTTGCTCCGGGGCACCCCGGACGGCCTCGCGCTGCGCGAGGTGACCCGGTCACGTGCCCGGCTGGTCGACGCGTACGAGACCGAACGCCGACGCATCGAACGTGACCTGCACGACGGCGCGCACCCCCGGCTGACCAGTCTCAGCCTGCAGATCGGCCTGGCCCGGCTGGACGTGCCGGAGGACTCGCCGGCCGCCCGGCCGCTGACTGTGGCGCACGAGCAGGCCAAGGGGCTTATGGTGCTGCTTCGGCAGATCGTCCAGGGCATCCGCCCGCAGAGCCTCACCGACCTGGGGCTGGCCGGCGCGGTCCGGGAACTCGCCGACGAGGCGACCATCCCCGTCGAGGTGCGCGCCGAGTTGCATCGTGCGGTGCCGGAGATGGTCGAAACCACTGCGTACTTCGTGGTGTCGGAGGCACTCGGCAACGTCGCCCGGCACGGCGAGGCGACCCGCGCCGAGGTCCGGCTGAGCGACACCGGCACCCGGCTGGTCGTCGAGATCAGCGACGACGGCCGGGGCGGCGCGGACCCGGCCCGGGGCACCGGATTGACCGGGCTCGCCGACCGGGTGGCCGCCGCCGAAGGCCGGCTGCTGCTGGCCAGCCCGCCGGGCGGCCCCACGATCGTCCGGGTGGAGCTACCGTGCAACGCGTGA
- a CDS encoding S9 family peptidase codes for MTTETPVPAARRVPTERVHHGDTVVDEYAWLATKDDPETINYLNAENAWTEARTAHLSGLRTKLFEEIRRRTQETDLSVPTRKGQHWYYTRTVEGQQYGVHCRRAVRPDETTPPISTDGAPLDGEQILLDGNQLAEGHDFFSLGAFDVSPDGRYLAYSTDFSGDERFTLRVKDLSTGELLPDEIPGTFYGTAWAADASVLFYVTVDEAWRPNRVWRHVIGTAATEDVVVHTEDDERFWVGVELTRSERFVLIDIASKLTSEVRVIPAGNPTGEPAVIAPRRQGVEYSVEHHGHRFLILHNDDAEDFALAYTSADAPGDWVSLIEHSPGTRLESVDAFADHLVVTVRSNGLTGLRVLPVGGGDAHDIEFPEPLHTVGLDASPEYRTGRLRLRYTSLVTPDSVYDYDLVTREMTLLRQRPVLPGPDGQVYRSEDYEQQRDWALADDGTKVPISLVYRRGTPRDGSAPCVIYGYGSYEASMDPWFSVGRLSLLDRGVIFAVAHIRGGGELGRRWYDHGKMLAKKNTFTDFVACARHLAKAGWTAPDRLVARGGSAGGLLMGAVANLAPDAFAGIVAQVPFVDALNTILDPSLPLTVTEWEEWGNPLADPEVYAYMKSYTPYENVTALDYPAILAMTSLNDTRVLYHEPAKWIARLRAVAPQGDYLLKTEMEAGHGGPSGRYDAWREEAFINAWTLDRFGHA; via the coding sequence GTGACCACCGAGACCCCCGTTCCCGCGGCCAGGCGGGTGCCGACCGAACGCGTCCACCACGGCGACACCGTCGTCGACGAGTACGCCTGGCTCGCCACCAAGGACGATCCGGAAACGATCAACTATCTGAACGCCGAGAACGCCTGGACCGAGGCCCGGACGGCGCACCTGTCGGGGCTGCGTACGAAGTTGTTCGAGGAGATCCGGCGACGTACCCAGGAGACCGACCTGTCCGTGCCGACCCGCAAGGGCCAGCACTGGTACTACACCCGCACTGTCGAGGGCCAGCAGTACGGCGTGCACTGCCGTCGGGCGGTCCGCCCCGACGAGACCACCCCGCCGATCAGCACCGACGGTGCCCCGCTCGACGGGGAGCAGATCCTGCTGGACGGCAACCAGTTGGCCGAGGGGCACGACTTCTTCTCGCTCGGCGCCTTCGACGTCAGCCCCGACGGGCGCTACCTGGCCTACTCCACCGACTTCTCCGGTGACGAGCGGTTCACCCTGCGGGTGAAGGACCTCAGCACCGGCGAGCTGCTGCCCGACGAGATTCCCGGCACCTTCTACGGCACCGCGTGGGCCGCCGACGCCTCGGTGCTGTTCTACGTCACCGTGGACGAGGCGTGGCGACCCAACCGGGTCTGGCGACACGTCATCGGCACCGCCGCCACCGAGGACGTGGTGGTGCACACCGAGGACGACGAACGGTTCTGGGTCGGTGTCGAGCTGACCCGCTCGGAGCGGTTCGTCCTCATCGACATCGCCAGCAAGCTCACCAGCGAGGTACGGGTGATCCCGGCCGGCAACCCGACGGGTGAGCCAGCGGTGATCGCACCCCGTCGGCAGGGTGTCGAGTACTCGGTGGAGCACCACGGCCACCGGTTCCTGATCCTGCACAACGACGACGCCGAGGACTTCGCCCTCGCGTACACCTCGGCCGACGCCCCGGGCGACTGGGTGTCGCTGATCGAGCACTCCCCGGGCACCCGGCTGGAGTCGGTCGACGCCTTCGCCGACCACCTGGTCGTCACGGTACGCAGCAACGGCCTGACCGGGCTGCGGGTGCTGCCCGTCGGCGGCGGCGACGCCCACGACATCGAGTTCCCGGAACCGCTGCACACGGTCGGCCTGGACGCCAGCCCCGAGTACCGCACCGGGCGGCTGCGGCTGCGCTACACCTCGCTTGTCACGCCCGACTCGGTGTACGACTACGACCTGGTCACCCGCGAGATGACGCTGCTGCGGCAGCGCCCGGTGCTGCCCGGGCCGGACGGTCAGGTGTACCGCTCGGAGGACTACGAGCAGCAGCGCGACTGGGCGCTGGCCGACGACGGCACGAAGGTGCCGATCTCCCTGGTCTACCGGCGCGGCACCCCCCGGGACGGATCCGCGCCCTGCGTCATCTACGGCTACGGCTCGTACGAGGCGAGCATGGACCCGTGGTTCTCGGTCGGCCGGCTGTCCCTGCTGGACCGTGGGGTGATCTTCGCGGTGGCCCACATCCGGGGCGGCGGCGAGTTGGGTCGCCGTTGGTACGACCACGGCAAGATGCTCGCCAAGAAGAACACCTTCACCGACTTCGTGGCCTGCGCCCGGCACCTGGCCAAGGCGGGCTGGACGGCACCGGACCGGCTGGTCGCCCGGGGTGGCTCGGCCGGTGGGCTGCTGATGGGCGCGGTGGCCAACCTGGCACCGGACGCCTTCGCCGGCATCGTCGCGCAGGTGCCGTTCGTGGACGCGCTCAACACGATCCTGGACCCGTCGCTGCCGCTGACCGTCACCGAATGGGAGGAGTGGGGCAACCCGCTGGCCGACCCCGAGGTGTACGCGTACATGAAGTCGTACACCCCGTACGAGAACGTCACCGCGCTGGACTATCCCGCGATCCTGGCGATGACCAGCCTCAACGACACACGGGTTCTCTATCACGAGCCGGCGAAGTGGATCGCGCGGCTGCGGGCGGTCGCGCCGCAGGGTGACTACCTGCTGAAGACCGAGATGGAGGCGGGTCACGGCGGGCCGAGCGGGCGTTACGACGCCTGGCGGGAGGAGGCGTTCATCAACGCCTGGACCCTGGACCGCTTCGGCCACGCCTGA
- a CDS encoding response regulator transcription factor, giving the protein MQRVTRVVLAEDEVLLREGLVALLARFGFDMLDAVGTAPALVDAVRAHRPDLVVTDIRMPPRHRDDGLRAAVELRAEQPDLAVVVLSQHVQPEYASALLDSADGRRVGYLLKDRVAEVTEFVENLRTVVGGGTVVDPDVVRRLLHRPRDPLANLSAREREVLVLVAEGRSNAAIAGRLHVTEAAVGKHIGNILAKLGLPPDDGTNRRVLATLTYLRAAPT; this is encoded by the coding sequence GTGCAACGCGTGACCCGGGTCGTACTCGCCGAGGACGAGGTGCTGCTGCGGGAGGGGTTGGTGGCCCTGCTCGCCCGCTTCGGCTTCGACATGCTCGACGCCGTCGGTACCGCCCCCGCACTGGTGGACGCCGTCCGGGCACACCGGCCGGACCTGGTGGTGACCGACATCCGGATGCCGCCCCGGCATCGTGACGACGGGCTACGCGCGGCGGTGGAGCTGCGCGCCGAGCAGCCCGATCTGGCCGTGGTGGTGCTCAGCCAGCACGTGCAGCCCGAGTACGCCTCCGCGCTGCTCGACAGCGCCGACGGTCGGCGGGTCGGCTACCTGCTCAAGGACCGGGTCGCCGAGGTCACCGAGTTCGTCGAGAACCTGCGTACCGTCGTCGGCGGCGGCACGGTGGTCGATCCGGACGTGGTCCGCCGGTTGCTGCACCGCCCCCGCGATCCGCTCGCCAACCTCTCCGCCCGCGAGCGGGAGGTGCTGGTGCTGGTCGCCGAGGGGCGGTCCAACGCGGCGATCGCCGGCCGCCTGCACGTCACCGAGGCGGCGGTCGGCAAGCACATCGGCAACATCCTGGCCAAGCTGGGCCTGCCGCCGGACGACGGCACCAACCGCCGGGTGTTGGCGACGCTGACCTACCTGCGGGCCGCTCCCACCTGA